In Porphyrobacter sp. LM 6, one DNA window encodes the following:
- a CDS encoding ThuA domain-containing protein, whose protein sequence is MAEQPATRIDAHFIAAGKYHDIDYPRLEILKLLAEHPHIRTTVAADYSGLERLDACRFLITYTCDLMPTKEQAAQLKAWMEKGGKWMALHGTNSILVFTAEGLVDAPNDRPDVMEMLGTQFVAHPPIDKFPVEVVNKDHELTKGIEDFEVVDELYLSKTTAPIETLMQTTFEGEATGFTQSQWPKTTVPIVYTRDIGAGQIVYNALGHCRGHYDLPGMADFYPHKEMCAWNYDVYYDLLRRTIRWAMRDGD, encoded by the coding sequence ATGGCAGAACAACCCGCCACCCGGATCGACGCGCATTTCATCGCTGCGGGCAAGTATCACGATATCGATTACCCGCGGCTCGAGATCCTCAAGCTGCTGGCCGAGCACCCGCACATCCGCACCACCGTGGCGGCGGATTATTCGGGGCTGGAGCGGCTCGATGCGTGCCGCTTCCTCATCACCTACACCTGCGATCTGATGCCGACCAAGGAACAGGCGGCGCAGTTGAAGGCGTGGATGGAAAAGGGCGGCAAGTGGATGGCGCTCCACGGGACCAACTCGATCCTCGTCTTCACCGCCGAAGGCCTGGTCGATGCGCCGAATGATCGCCCCGACGTGATGGAAATGCTCGGCACGCAGTTCGTTGCCCACCCGCCGATCGACAAGTTCCCGGTCGAGGTGGTCAACAAGGATCACGAACTGACCAAGGGCATCGAGGATTTCGAGGTGGTGGACGAGCTCTACCTCTCCAAGACCACCGCGCCGATCGAAACGCTGATGCAGACCACTTTCGAAGGCGAGGCGACCGGCTTCACCCAGAGCCAGTGGCCCAAGACCACCGTGCCTATCGTTTATACGAGGGATATTGGCGCCGGTCAGATCGTATACAACGCACTGGGCCACTGCCGCGGGCATTACGACCTGCCCGGCATGGCCGATTTCTACCCGCACAAGGAAATGTGCGCGTGGAATTACGATGTCTATTATGACCTTCTGCGGCGCACCATCCGCTGGGCCATGAGAGACGGGGACTGA
- the arsH gene encoding arsenical resistance protein ArsH, whose product MSDYQRLRALHDPAHLPALKPEYVHARPAFGLGPIDPPPRVLLLYGSLRERSFSRLAVEEAARLLQFFGCETRIFDPSDLPLPDQYAGDDHPAVHELREHSLWSEAQVWCSPERHGTITGIMKAQIDHLPLAYKGLRPTQGRTLAVMQVNAGSQSFNTVNTLRILGRWMRMFTIPNQSSVAKAYMEFDEAGRMKPSSYYDRIVDVMEELVRFTVLLRPHAELLVDRYSERVERDQPIETPADAAGIASS is encoded by the coding sequence ATGAGCGACTACCAGCGTCTGCGTGCGCTTCACGATCCGGCTCACTTGCCCGCGCTGAAGCCCGAATATGTCCATGCCCGCCCGGCATTCGGCCTCGGCCCGATTGATCCCCCGCCGCGTGTATTGTTGCTCTATGGCTCGCTGCGCGAACGCTCCTTCTCGCGCCTTGCGGTGGAGGAGGCGGCGCGGCTGCTGCAATTCTTCGGCTGCGAGACGCGCATCTTCGATCCATCCGATCTCCCGCTGCCCGATCAATATGCGGGCGATGATCACCCGGCGGTCCACGAACTGCGCGAGCATTCGCTGTGGTCCGAAGCGCAGGTGTGGTGCAGCCCGGAACGCCACGGCACGATTACCGGCATCATGAAGGCGCAGATCGATCACCTGCCGCTCGCCTATAAAGGCCTGCGTCCGACGCAGGGCCGTACGCTGGCGGTGATGCAGGTCAACGCCGGTTCGCAGAGCTTCAACACCGTCAACACCCTGCGCATCCTCGGACGGTGGATGCGGATGTTCACCATCCCGAACCAGTCCTCGGTCGCCAAGGCCTATATGGAATTCGACGAGGCCGGGCGGATGAAGCCGTCGAGCTATTACGATCGCATCGTCGATGTGATGGAAGAGCTGGTGCGCTTCACTGTGCTGCTGCGTCCTCATGCAGAGCTGTTGGTGGATCGCTATTCCGAACGTGTGGAACGCGACCAGCCGATCGAAACCCCGGCGGACGCGGCCGGGATTGCCTCGAGTTGA
- a CDS encoding SDR family NAD(P)-dependent oxidoreductase: protein MTEGKGRMQGKVALISGGAEGIGAAVARLIVAEGGSVMLGDIQLEKAQELAAELGERAAACQLDVRDLHQWEAAVSATRGTFGKLTVLCNIAGISEPGNVPDGALDVWERTIDINLHGPFYGMRAAIPAMEASGEPCAIVNIGSMIALRPASFVAAYSASKTGLRGLTQSVALDLAERGLPIRANMVHPGAIRTPMYNRYKFSGADTPENIETNFAATHPMNRIGEPEEVARAVVFLASDEASFTTGCDFTVDGGGSIRS from the coding sequence GTGACTGAAGGCAAGGGGCGGATGCAGGGCAAGGTCGCGCTGATTTCGGGCGGCGCGGAAGGGATCGGGGCGGCGGTCGCACGGCTGATCGTGGCCGAGGGCGGCAGCGTGATGCTGGGTGATATCCAGCTCGAAAAGGCGCAGGAACTCGCCGCCGAACTTGGCGAACGCGCGGCGGCCTGCCAGCTCGACGTGCGTGACCTCCACCAGTGGGAAGCCGCCGTTTCCGCCACGCGCGGGACGTTCGGGAAGCTCACCGTGCTGTGCAACATCGCCGGGATATCCGAACCCGGCAATGTGCCCGACGGCGCGCTCGACGTGTGGGAACGCACCATCGACATCAACCTCCACGGCCCGTTCTACGGGATGCGCGCGGCGATCCCGGCGATGGAGGCGAGCGGCGAGCCCTGCGCCATCGTCAACATCGGCTCGATGATCGCGCTGCGCCCGGCATCCTTCGTGGCGGCCTATTCCGCATCGAAGACCGGCCTCAGGGGCCTCACCCAATCGGTGGCGCTCGATCTGGCCGAACGCGGCCTGCCGATCCGCGCCAACATGGTCCACCCCGGCGCGATCCGCACGCCGATGTACAACCGCTACAAGTTCTCGGGCGCCGACACGCCGGAGAACATCGAGACCAATTTCGCCGCCACCCACCCGATGAACCGCATCGGCGAGCCCGAGGAAGTCGCCCGCGCGGTGGTGTTCCTCGCCAGCGACGAAGCGAGCTTTACCACCGGCTGCGATTTCACCGTCGATGGCGGCGGCAGCATCAGGAGCTGA
- a CDS encoding helix-turn-helix transcriptional regulator encodes MAHNVVELRTPQGRESLEQLLDSVTITCPEDIHDAAVNLARIAQERGMQIAVCDDISSKEPMVDADGTILNADVFRWLDDGARWWEDHRLALHSPLPRACRYESEPFWVNRHGFNTRWRNHYLAEIDLNDFEKRALCKAAIVIPTHLPFGQISASSFISMDRNKEDLSAEFAEHGALFAMLTRCFVAGYVQAHRTKRRIPSDCVLSKREVECLRWAAIGKTDKEISMILNRSHATIRYHIHRAGEKLDSVNRAQTIFKAGQLGYLGASD; translated from the coding sequence ATGGCCCATAATGTTGTCGAGCTGCGGACGCCGCAAGGCCGTGAATCGCTGGAACAACTTCTCGATTCGGTGACGATCACCTGTCCCGAAGACATCCATGATGCCGCGGTGAACCTGGCGCGAATCGCGCAGGAGCGCGGAATGCAGATCGCGGTGTGCGACGACATCTCGTCGAAGGAACCGATGGTCGATGCCGATGGCACAATCCTCAACGCCGATGTCTTCCGCTGGCTGGATGATGGCGCGCGCTGGTGGGAGGACCATCGCCTCGCGCTGCACTCGCCCCTGCCGCGCGCCTGCCGCTACGAAAGCGAGCCGTTCTGGGTGAACCGCCACGGCTTCAACACCCGCTGGCGCAACCACTACCTTGCTGAAATCGACCTCAACGATTTCGAAAAGCGCGCGCTTTGCAAGGCCGCGATCGTGATCCCGACACATCTGCCGTTCGGCCAGATCTCCGCCTCGAGCTTCATCTCGATGGATCGCAACAAGGAGGATCTCTCGGCCGAGTTCGCCGAACATGGCGCGCTGTTCGCGATGCTCACCCGCTGCTTTGTCGCAGGCTACGTCCAGGCCCACCGCACCAAGCGGCGCATCCCTTCGGACTGCGTGCTGTCGAAGCGCGAGGTTGAATGCCTGCGCTGGGCGGCGATCGGCAAGACCGACAAGGAGATCAGCATGATCCTCAACCGGTCACACGCCACGATCCGCTACCACATCCACCGCGCGGGCGAAAAGCTCGACTCGGTGAACCGTGCCCAGACGATCTTCAAGGCCGGGCAGCTGGGTTACCTGGGGGCGTCTGATTGA
- a CDS encoding AMP-binding protein, translating to MAFEGANFGVVLKALAAAVPADRPALVHGERVVNWGAFDALTDRIAAGLAARGLKPGDIAGQMLRNTPDYLLAYFGCIKAGVVPVNVNYHYKTRELADIFTRFGLKALFTESDFAETAREAMPAGTLTIDVGAGEWAALCDSDLPDGFAIHDDPHALFLTATGGTTGMPKAVMWPMNEAWGAFSIGVWQRGPGNPPLVTTSIEEQVAQAAAIGPDHPASNSPMLLLSPLMHGAGQFTAVIHLLKGGTLALLPGPKFDADLALDEVKRIGARGVFIVGDAFALPLADRLDARDDAAVVLASLRSITSSGAVFSANLKARLIAHHPSMMIIDALGSSESSGTGIVITTAAGSSGGGKFQPLPGRETKLFDENHEEILPGSDGVGIVARTGPLPLGYLGEDAKNAATFPTIGGKRWLMTGDRARWASDGTLEFIGRDNMCINTGGEKVFPEEVEAVLLDHPAVKDVRVVSLPDPRFGRKVVAVVQPEGTVDAAALDSHARAGLAGYKIPRLYVLTDQSLRLNNGKPDYKTAQALADAAEG from the coding sequence ATGGCCTTTGAGGGTGCGAATTTTGGGGTGGTGCTCAAGGCGTTGGCGGCGGCTGTCCCGGCGGACCGGCCGGCGCTGGTGCACGGCGAGCGGGTGGTCAATTGGGGCGCGTTTGACGCGCTGACCGACCGCATTGCCGCAGGCCTTGCCGCGCGCGGGCTCAAGCCCGGCGACATTGCCGGACAGATGCTCCGCAACACGCCCGATTACCTGCTCGCCTATTTCGGCTGCATCAAGGCGGGTGTGGTGCCGGTCAATGTGAACTACCACTACAAGACCCGCGAGCTGGCGGACATCTTCACCCGCTTTGGCCTCAAGGCGCTGTTCACCGAGAGCGATTTTGCCGAAACCGCGCGCGAGGCGATGCCCGCCGGCACGCTGACGATCGATGTCGGCGCGGGCGAATGGGCGGCGCTGTGCGACAGCGATCTGCCCGACGGCTTCGCCATCCATGATGACCCGCACGCGCTGTTCCTCACTGCCACCGGCGGCACCACGGGGATGCCCAAGGCGGTGATGTGGCCGATGAACGAGGCGTGGGGGGCCTTCAGCATCGGCGTGTGGCAGCGCGGGCCGGGCAATCCGCCCCTCGTCACCACCTCGATCGAGGAACAGGTGGCGCAGGCCGCCGCGATCGGTCCGGATCATCCGGCGAGCAATTCGCCGATGCTGCTCCTCAGCCCGCTGATGCACGGCGCGGGGCAGTTCACCGCGGTGATCCACCTCCTGAAAGGCGGCACGCTGGCGCTGTTGCCGGGGCCGAAGTTCGATGCCGATCTGGCGCTGGATGAAGTGAAGCGCATCGGCGCGCGGGGGGTCTTCATTGTCGGGGACGCCTTTGCCCTGCCGCTAGCCGACCGGCTTGATGCGCGGGACGACGCGGCCGTGGTGCTGGCTTCCTTGAGGAGCATTACCTCCTCGGGTGCGGTGTTCTCGGCGAACCTCAAGGCGCGGCTTATCGCGCATCACCCTTCGATGATGATCATCGACGCGCTTGGCTCCTCGGAAAGCTCGGGCACCGGGATCGTCATCACCACGGCGGCGGGCAGCAGCGGCGGGGGCAAGTTCCAGCCGCTTCCGGGACGCGAGACCAAGCTATTCGACGAGAATCACGAGGAAATTCTCCCCGGCAGCGACGGTGTCGGTATTGTCGCACGCACCGGGCCGCTGCCCCTGGGCTACCTCGGCGAGGACGCGAAGAACGCGGCCACATTCCCCACCATCGGCGGCAAGCGCTGGCTGATGACGGGCGACCGCGCGCGCTGGGCTTCCGACGGGACGCTCGAGTTCATCGGGCGCGACAACATGTGCATCAACACCGGCGGCGAGAAAGTCTTCCCCGAGGAGGTCGAGGCCGTTCTCCTCGATCACCCGGCGGTGAAGGACGTGCGGGTGGTGAGCCTGCCCGATCCGCGCTTCGGGCGGAAGGTGGTGGCGGTGGTGCAGCCGGAGGGCACGGTCGACGCCGCCGCGCTCGATTCCCATGCCCGCGCAGGGCTGGCCGGCTACAAGATCCCGCGGCTTTACGTGCTGACCGACCAGTCGCTCCGGCTCAACAACGGCAAGCCCGACTACAAGACCGCCCAAGCCCTGGCCGACGCCGCCGAGGGGTGA
- a CDS encoding arsenate reductase ArsC — MSDTPFTVLVLCTGNSARSILGEALFNHLGEGRVRAFSAGSKPKGVPHPGALRLLARRGIDTSAFRSKSWDEFTASGAPSIDLAITVCGNAAGEACPVFLGSPLKAHWGLPDPADMTGSDAEVDAAFEETWRLLEMRVKSFLALDRATLDASALGGALANIGAMEGAA, encoded by the coding sequence ATGTCCGACACACCCTTTACCGTGCTGGTGCTGTGCACCGGCAATTCCGCCCGCTCGATACTGGGCGAGGCCTTGTTCAATCATCTGGGGGAGGGCCGGGTGCGGGCCTTTAGTGCTGGCAGCAAGCCCAAGGGTGTGCCGCATCCGGGCGCGCTGCGGCTGCTCGCCCGACGCGGGATCGACACGTCGGCCTTCCGTTCGAAAAGCTGGGACGAATTCACCGCGTCCGGTGCCCCGTCGATCGATCTGGCGATCACCGTGTGCGGGAATGCTGCGGGCGAGGCCTGCCCGGTGTTTCTCGGCAGCCCCTTAAAGGCGCACTGGGGTCTGCCTGACCCCGCCGACATGACTGGCAGCGATGCCGAGGTGGACGCCGCCTTCGAAGAGACGTGGCGCCTGCTCGAAATGCGGGTGAAGTCCTTCCTTGCGCTTGACCGGGCAACGCTCGATGCCTCGGCCTTGGGCGGCGCACTGGCGAACATCGGCGCAATGGAAGGGGCGGCATGA
- a CDS encoding SDR family oxidoreductase, producing MDVSKLMFRDGLMAGERILVTGGGTGLGREMAEAFLKLGATVYICGRRQNKLDETAAELAALHGGKIVGLACDIRDADAIHAMVDSIWADGGALTGVVNNAAGNFISRTEDLSVNGFNAIADIVMRGTFYVTLDIGKRLIAEKKRASFLSILTTWVWSGSAFVVPSAMSKTAINAMTQSLATEWGRYGLRFNAIAPGLFPTKGMSARLSPGGQGGNSKNDLNPMGRAGEMHELANLAVFLMGKGAEYVNGQTIAIDGAGFQANGGTFYPMLHALGDAEWDAMRAMIKGTNEKDKADRAVG from the coding sequence ATGGACGTTTCAAAGCTGATGTTCCGCGATGGCCTGATGGCGGGCGAGCGGATCCTTGTCACCGGGGGCGGCACCGGCCTCGGACGCGAGATGGCCGAAGCCTTCCTCAAGCTGGGCGCGACCGTCTACATCTGCGGGCGGCGGCAGAACAAGCTCGATGAAACCGCCGCCGAGCTGGCGGCCCTGCACGGCGGCAAGATCGTGGGGCTCGCCTGCGACATCCGCGACGCGGACGCGATCCACGCGATGGTGGATAGCATCTGGGCCGATGGCGGCGCGCTGACCGGCGTGGTCAACAACGCGGCCGGCAACTTCATCAGCCGCACCGAAGACCTTTCGGTCAATGGCTTCAACGCGATTGCCGACATCGTGATGCGCGGCACCTTCTACGTCACGCTCGACATCGGCAAGCGCCTGATCGCCGAGAAGAAGCGCGCGAGCTTCCTCTCGATCCTGACCACATGGGTGTGGTCGGGCAGCGCCTTCGTGGTGCCTAGCGCCATGTCCAAGACCGCGATCAACGCCATGACCCAGAGCCTTGCGACCGAGTGGGGCCGCTATGGCCTGCGCTTCAATGCCATCGCGCCGGGCCTGTTCCCGACCAAGGGCATGAGCGCGCGCCTCTCCCCCGGCGGGCAGGGCGGCAATTCGAAGAACGATCTGAACCCGATGGGCCGCGCGGGCGAGATGCACGAACTCGCCAACCTCGCGGTGTTCCTGATGGGCAAGGGCGCCGAATACGTGAACGGCCAGACCATTGCGATCGACGGCGCAGGTTTCCAGGCCAATGGCGGCACCTTCTACCCGATGCTCCACGCGCTGGGCGATGCCGAATGGGACGCGATGCGCGCCATGATTAAGGGCACGAACGAAAAGGACAAGGCCGACCGCGCGGTGGGGTGA
- a CDS encoding ArsR/SmtB family transcription factor has translation MDDFNTQVWAVDALGALAHETRLAVFRTLVKVGPDGMIAGAIAEYCGVPPSTMSHHLATLERAGLVQSERESRLIHYRADFPGMRRLLTFLMQDCCQGIPEMCSDLMAGLACEPLT, from the coding sequence ATGGATGATTTCAACACCCAGGTCTGGGCGGTCGATGCGCTGGGAGCGCTCGCTCACGAGACGCGGCTTGCCGTGTTCCGGACGCTGGTCAAGGTCGGCCCCGACGGGATGATCGCGGGCGCAATCGCCGAGTATTGCGGCGTGCCACCGTCCACCATGTCGCACCACCTCGCCACGCTGGAACGGGCTGGGCTGGTACAGTCCGAGCGCGAGAGCCGCCTGATCCACTACCGCGCCGACTTCCCGGGCATGCGCCGGTTGCTGACCTTCCTGATGCAGGATTGCTGCCAGGGCATTCCCGAAATGTGCTCCGACCTGATGGCGGGGCTTGCCTGCGAGCCCCTGACCTGA
- a CDS encoding VOC family protein, translating to MALGGKIAALGDIMQLAFVPEDFDAAVKHWTEVMGVGPFFIIEGIHLDGMKYRGQPTDAVFDLALAYWGDLQIELIRPRDNHPSVYTGEYGATGNGLHHVCILVDDIAHARAVCEAEGAEIMIEGTFGTSQAIYVDAGGGPGTLVEILQQAKDGPDLFGMIKAAGIGWDGSEPLRRF from the coding sequence ATGGCGCTAGGCGGAAAAATCGCGGCATTGGGCGATATCATGCAGCTGGCTTTCGTGCCGGAGGATTTCGACGCGGCAGTGAAGCACTGGACCGAGGTGATGGGGGTGGGGCCGTTCTTCATCATCGAGGGCATCCACCTCGACGGGATGAAGTATCGCGGCCAACCCACCGACGCGGTGTTCGATCTGGCGCTGGCCTATTGGGGTGATTTGCAGATCGAGCTGATCCGCCCGCGGGACAATCACCCCTCGGTCTACACCGGAGAGTATGGCGCGACCGGCAACGGGCTGCACCACGTGTGCATCCTCGTCGACGATATCGCCCATGCTCGGGCGGTGTGCGAGGCGGAAGGTGCCGAGATCATGATCGAAGGCACCTTCGGCACCAGCCAGGCGATCTATGTCGATGCGGGCGGCGGTCCGGGGACGCTGGTGGAAATTCTCCAGCAGGCCAAGGACGGGCCGGATCTGTTCGGGATGATCAAGGCCGCCGGGATCGGCTGGGACGGCAGCGAGCCGCTTCGCCGCTTTTGA
- a CDS encoding acyl-CoA dehydrogenase family protein produces the protein MDLDFSPEDIAFREEVHAFLKDNLPDRLRDGARRTPGVFVEPDIGMEWHRILFKQGWVAPHWPKEDGGTGWTPTQKFIFEKECALAGAPALAILGLRLVGPVICEFGTPEQKARFLPGILSGDDYWCQGYSEPGSGSDLASLKTAARLEGDEYVINGSKIWTTHAHHADWIFALVRTDATVKKQAGISFLLVPMDQPGVSVTPIHSMSGDHEVNAVFFTDARTPVENRIGAEGAGWSIAKFLLENERGGSCYAPRLLQSIDRLENLAQTQPSGVNGAIAHDARFRDRLARVRLEAEALEVTELRILAELAKGRAPGPQTSLVKLLGSNLGQKVDTLRLELLGPDALQLPLERPLYGNEAPEPVGSEYAQTAMGKYLNNRASTIFGGSDEVQKNIIAKTVLGL, from the coding sequence ATGGACTTGGACTTCTCCCCAGAGGACATCGCCTTCCGCGAAGAGGTGCACGCGTTTCTCAAGGACAACCTGCCCGATCGGCTGCGCGATGGCGCGCGCCGCACGCCGGGGGTGTTCGTCGAACCCGATATCGGGATGGAATGGCACCGCATTCTCTTCAAGCAGGGCTGGGTCGCTCCGCACTGGCCCAAGGAAGACGGCGGCACCGGCTGGACCCCGACCCAGAAGTTCATCTTCGAAAAGGAATGCGCGCTCGCCGGCGCCCCTGCGCTCGCGATCCTCGGCCTGCGCCTTGTCGGCCCGGTGATCTGCGAATTCGGCACGCCCGAACAGAAGGCGCGCTTCCTGCCGGGCATCCTCTCGGGCGATGATTACTGGTGCCAGGGCTATTCCGAGCCGGGCAGCGGTTCCGACCTTGCCAGCCTGAAGACCGCCGCGCGGCTTGAGGGCGACGAATATGTCATCAACGGCTCCAAGATCTGGACCACCCACGCCCACCACGCCGACTGGATCTTCGCACTCGTCCGCACCGATGCGACGGTGAAGAAGCAGGCGGGGATCAGCTTCCTGCTGGTGCCGATGGATCAGCCCGGCGTGTCGGTGACCCCGATCCATTCGATGTCGGGCGATCACGAGGTCAACGCGGTGTTCTTCACCGATGCCCGCACCCCGGTCGAGAACCGCATCGGCGCAGAAGGCGCCGGGTGGAGCATCGCCAAGTTCCTGCTCGAAAACGAGCGCGGCGGATCGTGCTATGCCCCGCGCCTGCTCCAGTCGATCGACCGGCTGGAAAACCTCGCTCAGACCCAGCCTTCGGGCGTCAACGGCGCGATCGCGCATGACGCGCGCTTCCGCGACCGGCTCGCCCGCGTCAGGCTGGAGGCCGAAGCGCTGGAAGTGACCGAGCTGCGCATCCTCGCCGAACTCGCCAAGGGCCGCGCGCCCGGGCCGCAGACCTCGCTGGTCAAGCTGCTGGGTTCGAACCTCGGCCAGAAGGTCGATACGCTGCGGCTGGAACTGCTTGGCCCGGATGCGCTGCAACTGCCGCTCGAACGCCCGCTCTACGGCAACGAGGCACCCGAACCGGTTGGCAGCGAATACGCCCAGACCGCGATGGGCAAATATCTCAACAACCGCGCCTCGACGATCTTCGGCGGCTCGGACGAGGTGCAGAAGAACATCATCGCCAAGACCGTGCTGGGGCTCTGA